Proteins encoded by one window of Glycine soja cultivar W05 chromosome 15, ASM419377v2, whole genome shotgun sequence:
- the LOC114386809 gene encoding protein LIGHT-DEPENDENT SHORT HYPOCOTYLS 10-like produces the protein MSGEMHTDSASSSRAAATSDQRHQQPAAAPLSRYESQKRRDWNTFGQYLKNQTPPVSLSQCNFNHVLEFLRYLDQFGKTKVHLHGCIFFGQPDPPAPCTCPLRQAWGSLDALIGRLRAAYEEHGGSAETNPFGSGAIRVYLREVKECQAKARGIPYTKKKKKKNQLKGPHDAPKSFKQLAT, from the coding sequence ATGTCCGGCGAAATGCATACCGATTCCGCCTCCTCGTCACGAGCCGCCGCAACCTCCGATCAGCGTCATCAGCAGCCGGCGGCGGCCCCTCTGAGCCGATACGAATCCCAGAAACGGCGAGACTGGAACACCTTCGGCCAGTACTTGAAGAACCAGACACCCCCAGTTTCGCTGTCACAGTGCAACTTCAACCACGTGCTTGAGTTCCTTCGCTACCTTGACCAATTTGGGAAGACCAAGGTCCACTTGCACGGTTGCATCTTTTTTGGGCAGCCTGACCCGCCCGCACCCTGCACCTGTCCTCTCAGACAGGCTTGGGGGAGTCTTGATGCTCTCATCGGACGGCTTAGGGCTGCCTATGAAGAGCACGGAGGCTCCGCCGAAACTAATCCCTTTGGAAGTGGAGCTATTCGCGTGTACCTTCGCGAAGTCAAGGAGTGTCAAGCAAAGGCCAGAGGGATCCCATAcaccaagaaaaagaagaagaagaaccaacTTAAGGGCCCTCATGATGCTCCAAAGTCCTTCAAGCAATTGGCCACTTGA